From the genome of Glycine max cultivar Williams 82 chromosome 2, Glycine_max_v4.0, whole genome shotgun sequence, one region includes:
- the PUB8 gene encoding E3 ubiquitin-protein ligase PUB23, whose translation MDEIDVPPFFVCPISLELMKDPVTVSTGITYDRDSIEKWLFAEVKNDTCPVTKQPLLPDLTPNHTLRRLIQAWCTVNASHGVQRIPTPKPPVDKTLIEKLLRNTSASDSPSLQLRSLRTLKSIASESQSNKRCIESAEGAVNFLATIITTTTTTTTNLLDDDIELEIKTSTAHEALSLLHSIQLSESGLKALLNHPEFINSLTKMMQRGIYESRAYAVFLLNSLSEVADPAQLINLKTDLFTELVQVLKDQVSEKVSKATLQALIQVCSWGRNRVKAVEAGAVPVLVELLLECNERKPIEMVLVLLEILCQSADGRAGLLAHAAGVVIVAKKILRVSTMANDRAAKILLSVCRFSPTPGLVQEMVQLGVVAKLCLVLQVDSGNKAKEKAREILKLHARAWRNSPCIPHNLLASFPMSS comes from the coding sequence ATGGACGAGATCGACGTGCCTCCGTTCTTCGTGTGCCCTATTTCATTAGAGCTCATGAAGGACCCCGTGACGGTCTCCACCGGCATCACCTACGACCGCGACAGCATCGAGAAGTGGCTCTTCGCCGAGGTGAAGAACGACACGTGTCCCGTCACGAAGCAGCCCCTCCTCCCGGACCTCACTCCGAACCACACGCTCCGCAGACTCATCCAAGCCTGGTGCACCGTCAACGCCTCCCACGGCGTCCAGAGAATCCCCACACCAAAACCACCGGTCGACAAAACCCTCATCGAGAAACTCCTCCGCAACACCTCGGCTTCGGACTCCCCGAGCCTCCAGCTCCGGTCCCTCCGAACCCTCAAGTCCATTGCCTCGGAATCCCAATCAAACAAACGCTGCATCGAATCTGCAGAAGGCGCAGTTAATTTCCTAGCAACAATTataaccaccaccaccaccaccaccaccaacctACTCGATGATGACATCGAGTTGGAAATAAAAACAAGTACAGCCCACGAAGCATTGAGCCTTTTACACAGCATTCAGCTGTCAGAGTCCGGTTTGAAGGCTCTGTTGAACCATCCAGAATTTATAAACTCTCTAACCAAGATGATGCAAAGAGGGATCTACGAGTCACGCGCCTACGCTGTTTTCTTGCTGAATTCCTTGTCCGAGGTGGCGGATCCGGCGCAGTTGATTAACCTAAAAACTGATTTGTTCACTGAATTGGTTCAGGTTCTTAAGGATCAGGTTTCGGAGAAGGTCTCGAAGGCGACCCTGCAGGCATTGATTCAGGTGTGTTCGTGGGGCAGAAATAGGGTGAAGGCTGTGGAGGCTGGAGCTGTGCCGGTTCTGGTGGAGCTTCTTCTCGAATGCAACGAGAGAAAACCGATAGAAATGGTGCTGGTTTTGTTGGAGATTTTATGTCAGAGTGCTGACGGGAGGGCGGGGCTGTTGGCCCACGCGGCGGGGGTGGTGATCGTGGCGAAGAAGATTCTGAGGGTTTCAACGATGGCGAACGATAGGGCGGCGAAGATTCTGCTTTCGGTGTGCAGATTTTCCCCCACGCCGGGCTTGGTGCAGGAGATGGTGCAGCTTGGGGTGGTGGCAAAGCTTTGTCTGGTGCTGCAGGTGGATAGTGGGAACAaagcaaaagagaaagctaGGGAGATTCTCAAATTGCATGCTAGGGCTTGGAGGAATTCGCCTTGCATACCTCACAATTTGCTTGCTTCGTTTCCAATGAGTtcgtga